A genomic stretch from Juglans microcarpa x Juglans regia isolate MS1-56 chromosome 3S, Jm3101_v1.0, whole genome shotgun sequence includes:
- the LOC121257096 gene encoding LOW QUALITY PROTEIN: splicing factor SF3a60 homolog (The sequence of the model RefSeq protein was modified relative to this genomic sequence to represent the inferred CDS: inserted 1 base in 1 codon) — translation MSSTLLEVTRAAHEDVERLERLIVKDLQNEPATSKDRLFQSHRVRNMIDTIISTTDKLVEIYDDKDNARKDEIAALGGQTATGANVFSAFYDRLKEIREYHRRHPAARVVDATEESEALLKDEPIIEFSGEEALGRYLDMHELFNQYINSKFGDPSTEYSAYLDAFSLPHKIPRKLKLTRQYREYMENLLEYLIYFFQRTEPXQDLDRIFSKVVTEFEEQWANRKVQGWENEGQENGHVPAQHTVIDLDYYSTVEELVEVGPERLKETLAAFGLKTGGTVQQRAERLFLTKHTPLEKLERKHFAKGTRVSEQNGAGAAPEQNDNAKEIALIEAKMKKLCILLDETIARTKDNIVKKQALTYEEIEAEREEEETQADTESDDEEQQIYNPLKLPMGWDGKPIPYWLYKLHGLGQEFKCEICGNYSYWGRRAFERHFKEWRHQHGMRCLGIPNTKNFNEITSIEEAKDLWKKIQERQGVNKWRPDLEEEYEDREGNIYNKKTYSDLQRQGLI, via the exons atgtCGTCGACGTTGCTGGAGGTGACGAGGGCGGCTCACGAGGACGTGGAACGGCTGGAGAGGCTGATAGTGAAGGACCTGCAGAACGAGCCTGCTACCAGCAAGGACCGCCTCTTTCAGAGCCACCGCGTTCGGAACATGATCGACACTATCATTTCCACCACCGATAAACTC gTAGAGATTTATGATGATAAGGATAATGCCAGGAAGGACGAGATTGCAGCTCTTGGAGGCCAAACTGCGACGGGAGCAAATGTGTTTAGTGCATTTTATGATAGATTGAAAGAG ATTCGAGAATACCATAGAAGGCATCCGGCTGCACGTGTTGTTGATGCTACTGAGGAGTCCGAGGCCCTACTTAAAGATGAACCTATAATCGAGTTTAGTGGAGAG GAAGCTTTGGGGCGATACCTAGACATGCATGAATTATTCAACCAGTACATTAATTCCAAATTTGGGGACCCTTCTACTGAGTACTCTGCTTACCTTGATGCTTTTTCACTACCACATAAGATTCCTCGCAAACTGAAATTAACGAG ACAGTACAGGGAATATATGGAGAATCTATTGGAATacctaatatatttttttcagcGAACAGAAC TGCAAGATCTTGATAGAATATTTTCAAAG GTTGTGACTGAATTTGAAGAGCAATGGGCAAATAGAAAGGTACAAGGATGGGAGAATGAGGGTCAAGAAAATGGACATGTTCCTGCTCAGCATACTGTAATTGATCTTGATTATTACAGCACAGTTGAAGAGCTGGTGGAAGTTGGTCCTGAAAGGTTAAAGGAG ACATTGGCTGCATTTGGACTAAAGACAGGTGGTACTGTTCAGCAGCGTGCTGAAAGGCTTTTCCTAACAAAG CACACCCCTCTTGAGAAGTTGGAAAGGAAACATTTTGCCAAAGGTACTCGTGTGTCTGAACAAAATGGGGCTGGTGCTGCTCCAGAACAAAATGACAATGCAAAAGAAATAGCCCTAATTGAGGCCAAAATGAAAAAACTGTGTATCTTATTGGACGAG ACGATTGCACGAACAAAAGACAATATCGTGAAGAAGCAGGCTTTGACATATGAGGAAATTGAAGCAGAACGTGAGGAG GAGGAAACACAAGCTGATACTGAAAGTGATGATGAAGAACAGCAGATTTATAATCCCCTCAAGTTGCCAATGGGTTGGGATGGGAAGCCTATACCATATTGGCTGTATAAGCTTCATGGTCTTGGTCAG GAATTCAAGTGTGAGATATGTGGGAACTATAGTTACTGGGGCCGTAGGGCTTTTGAACGGCATTTCAAGGAATGGCGTCATCAGCATGGGATGCGCTGCCTTGGTATTCCAAACACCAAGAACTTCAATGAGATCACATCAATCGAG GAAGCGAAAGATCTGTGGAAGAAAATACAAGAACGGCAAGGAGTGAACAAGTGGCGCCCGGATCTTGAAGAGGAATATGAAGACAGAGAGGGTAATATCTACAATAAGAAGACCTACAGTGATCTGCAGCGGCAGGGATTGATTTGA
- the LOC121257097 gene encoding uncharacterized protein LOC121257097 isoform X1 produces the protein MPKSSRHKSSKHSSREVREYSDSEKDSSLKDRKGKEESGGGSRVSKESGSSDKRKVDSLKDAKDLYGSGNGDYSEDHGPSKRRRERAADGVSDRWNGGDDDRTEVSKKSKESKAMGELKSSSSSKRREEGVGVNGESEEARKSSGKHRDSGRKESREGFEKEKKSKDGKSERLAVDNEEQREAKKGVEKTDLNARDELRSTDENQLERRMRKRRDGSGDWEKHQDDIREINDRRLSSRDDIGKDGRQKDEKRKDERCKDKYRNDMDRDNKHHDEKKSDEHLAKDHTSIKSDDKHAKVEKDAVEIRHKRIKDSDRDRERDKDHGRERDRDRELEVSRDRDRCHDHERERDGDRGRDRNYDRDRDHDLDWECDRDRDHGRDRSRDRGREHDHDYDRDRERDQDRDRDRHRDRDGSHLDDRSARYKDGRGKKRSPDDRDDSNDNKTRLVKAHYPDMENKSFIGGKVDSDADRGRSQSRQPHVDTTISSNRLRTSPSSSVGADEYRHLNPEDVKYRDNKSEQRPRAISSREVSVLSGVPEKGTKYRSTENYIKMDDIHLGDMSTERSSSSKASPKGFVERSPSSTSIDRKYMNRTGVRRSLDIEETGRRSIASIDARDFSTTEDRLYRDLPSEKPLLDDSPRADSPYYNRTSQSNVSSLIPLPSAFRAGGDSPSFVGSFEEDGRLNSTARYKRGSDSSLARGHGNAWRGVPGWSSPVPNGFIPFQHGPPHGGFQAMIPQFPSQPLFGVRPAVEINHSGIHYHIPEAERFSSHLRPVGWQTMMDGSGPPPHLHAWDGSNGSGPPHIYGGAEWDQKRNSMNGRGWESNMDLWKGQDGDIKRDLSSPSHKGDHPVQAPVDDTLAVKAGQRYRNEENHQEVLAKTTELSFTGTSPPQETSEVLPKPGHGNAADHSKFSSDDLSHFSRFYLSKLDISAEFAHPELYSRCISLLDIEQSTTMDEDTTMDVYVEDGGRADLKYFNNLSSHSLFPAIKDSVLQRAMDLYKKQRVEVVGLLSIRRGTLGIISASNQETVEEQALVCEVVEAEESVPTMDVKMPSAHISTVDLNKVEAVSTDVMQETEESVSSPALGVQNCIGTPRMEAPGQAIGGENPGEPLPVSSSENMVSMPPKEMNLDVADGACLLTRENDTQSTTNFPMDGENINWVGKTTNGSSSSYCAEEGLLSDAINGPKCFPVGSPRACEALMPGSNDSESVILSRIHRSPESTH, from the exons ATGCCGAAGAGTTCGCGGCACAAATCGAGCAAACACAGTTCGAGGGAAGTGAGGGAGTACTCGGACTCCGAGAAAGATTCGAGCTTGAAGGATCGGAAGGGCAAAGAAGAGAGTGGCGGTGGCTCTAGGGTTTCGAAGGAATCAGGCTCGAGTGACAAGCGGAAAGTAGATTCTCTGAAGGATGCCAAGGACCTGTACGGGTCTGGGAATGGGGATTATTCTGAAGATCATGGCCCTTCAAAGCGAAGGAGGGAGCGGGCTGCCGACGGAGTTAGTGATCGGTGGAATGGCGGCGATGATGATCGGACTGAGGTTTCAAAGAAGTCCAAGGAGTCGAAGGCTATGGGTGAATTGAAGAGTAGTAGTAGCAGTAAGAGGAGAGAGGAGGGTGTGGGAGTGAATGGTGAGAGTGAGGAGGCAAGGAAGAGTAGTGGGAAGCACCGGGATTCGGGTCGAAAGGAGAGTAGGGAaggctttgaaaaagagaagaagagtaAAGATGGGAAAAGTGAGAGGTTGGCCGTTGATAACGAGGAACAGCGGGAGGCAAAGAAGGGGGTAGAAAAAACTG ATTTGAATGCCCGGGATGAGCTGCGAAGTACTGATGAAAACCAGCTTGAGAGACGaatgaggaaaagaagagatGGTTCTGGTGATTGGGAAAAGCATCAAGATGACATTCGAGAGATTAATGATAGACGATTATCATCTAGGGATGATATTGGCAAGGATGGACGACAGAAGGATGAAAAGCGCAAGGATGAGAGGTGTAAAGACAAGTATCGGAATGACATGGATAGGGATAACAAGCACCATGATGAGAAGAAAAGTGATGAGCACCTTGCCAAAGATCATACTAGCATCAAATCTGATGATAAGCATGCAAAGGTTGAAAAGGATGCTGTAGAAATACGACATAAGAGAATCAAGGACAGTGACCGTGATCGAGAGCGTGATAAGGATCATGGTAGGGAGCGAGACCGGGATCGTGAGCTAGAGGTTAGCCGAGATCGTGATCGTTGCCATGACCATGAACGTGAACGTGATGGAGACCGTGGGCGTGATCGCAACTATGATCGTGACCGTGACCATGACCTAGATTGGGAATGTGATCGAGATCGTGACCATGGTAGGGATCGTAGTCGTGATCGTGGGCGTGAGCATGACCATGACTATGATCGCGACCGAGAGCGAGACCAGGACCGTGACCGAGATCGGCATCGTGACCGTGATGGGTCCCATCTTGATGACCGGAGTGCTAGATACAAAGATGGCAGGGGTAAGAAAAGATCACCAGATGATCGTGATGATTCTAATGATAATAAGACTAGACTTGTCAAAGCTCACTATCCTGACATGGAAAATAAATCTTTCATTGGTGGTAAAGTTGACTCAGATGCTGATAGGGGGAGATCTCAATCACGCCAACCTCATGTTGACACTACTATTAGTAGCAACAGGCTCAGAACTTCGCCCAGCTCCAGTGTTGGTGCAGACGAGTACAG GCATTTAAACCCAGAAGATGTTAAGTACAGGGATAATAAGTCTGAACAGAGGCCCAGAGCAATTTCTTCGAGAGAGGTAAGTGTTTTATCTGGAGTGCCAGAAAAAGGTACCAAGTACAGATCCACGGAGAATTACATCAAAATGGATGACATCCATTTAGGGGATATGTCTACTGAAAGGTCTTCAAGTTCCAAGGCATCACCTAAGGGCTTTGTTGAAAGATCTCCTTCATCTACAAGTATTGACCGAAAATATATGAATAGAACTGGTGTTAGACGGAGTCTTGATATTGAAGAAACAGGGCGGAGGAGCATTGCTTCTATTGATGCAAGAGATTTCTCCACTACCGAGGACAGGCTGTATCGTGACCTTCCATCAGAAAAGCCTCTTTTGGATGATTCCCCTCGGGCAGATTCACCTTATTACAACAGAACTAGTCAGAGCAATGTGTCTTCTTTGATTCCCCTACCATCTGCTTTTAGAGCTGGAGGTGACAGCCCTTCTTTTGTGGGTTCATTTGAAGAAGATGGTAGACTGAACTCCACTGCTCGTTATAAGAGGGGTAGTGATTCCAGTTTGGCAAGAGGACATGGAAACGCGTGGAGAGGTGTCCCAGGTTGGTCTTCACCTGTACCAAATGGCTTCATTCCTTTCCAACATGGACCTCCTCATGGAGGTTTTCAGGCAATGATCCCACAGTTTCCATCACAACCTTTGTTTGGAGTTAGACCTGCTGTGGAAATTAACCACTCTGGGATTCATTATCATATCCCTGAAGCTGAAAGGTTTTCCAGTCACTTGCGCCCAGTTGGCTGGCAGACTATGATGGATGGTTCAGGCCCTCCTCCTCACTTGCATGCATGGGATGGAAGTAATGGTTCAGGCCCTCCTCACATATATGGGGGTGCTGAATGGGACCAGAAAAGGAATTCGATGAATGGTAGGGGGTGGGAATCTAATATGGACTTGTGGAAAGGACAAGATGGTGATATTAAAAGGGACTTGTCTTCCCCATCCCATAAAGGGGATCATCCAGTGCAGGCCCCTGTAGATGATACTTTGGCTGTGAAGGCAGGTCAGAGGTATCGTAATGAAGAGAACCATCAGGAGGTTTTGGCAAAAACCACTGAATTAAGTTTCACAGGCACTTCTCCACCACAAGAGACTTCTGAGGTTCTGCCTAAACCTGGCCATGGGAATGCAGCTGatcattctaaattttcaaGCGATGATCTCTCTCATTTCAGCCGCTTTTATCTTTCTAAGCTTGATATCTCAGCAGAATTTGCACATCCTGAGTTGTATAGTCGGTGTATAAGCTTACTGGATATTGAACAAAGCACAACTATGGATGAGGACACCACTATGGATGTATATGTGGAG GATGGAGGAAGAGCAGATCTTAAATACTTTAATAACTTATCAAGTCATTCGCTTTTTCCTGCCATAAAAGATTCTGTTCTTCAG AGAGCCATGGACCTCTACAAGAAGCAGAGGGTGGAAGTAGTGGGATTACTGTCAATTAGAAGGGGAACATTAGGCATTATTTCAGCATCAAACCAGGAGACAGTAGAAGAGCAAGCCCTTGTCTGTGAGGTGGTGGAAGCAGAGGAGTCAGTCCCTACTATGGACGTTAAAATGCCAAGTGCGCACATATCAACTGTAGATCTGAATAAAGTGGAAGCTGTTTCAACTGATGTCATGCAGGAAACTGAGGAGTCAGTTTCATCCCCCGCTCTGGGGGTGCAGAATTGCATCGGTACCCCTCGGATGGAAGCACCAGGCCAGGCTATTGGTGGTGAGAACCCAGGAGAACCACTGCCAGTTTCCAGCAGTGAGAACATGGTCAGCATGCCTCCCAAAGAGATGAATTTGGACGTTGCAGATGGGGCTTGTCTTCTGACACGGGAAAATGATACACAGTCGACCACCAATTTCCCCATGGATGGTGAGAACATCAACTGGGTTGGCAAGACCACCAATGGCAGTAGCTCTTCCTATTGTGCAGAGGAAGGGCTTTTGAGTGATGCCATAAATGGGCCTAAATGTTTTCCGGTTGGTTCTCCAAGGGCTTGTGAGGCTTTGATGCCTGGGTCAAATGATTCTGAGTCGGTAATTTTAAGTCGGATACATCGTTCTCCTGAAAGTACACATTGA
- the LOC121257097 gene encoding uncharacterized protein LOC121257097 isoform X2: MRKRRDGSGDWEKHQDDIREINDRRLSSRDDIGKDGRQKDEKRKDERCKDKYRNDMDRDNKHHDEKKSDEHLAKDHTSIKSDDKHAKVEKDAVEIRHKRIKDSDRDRERDKDHGRERDRDRELEVSRDRDRCHDHERERDGDRGRDRNYDRDRDHDLDWECDRDRDHGRDRSRDRGREHDHDYDRDRERDQDRDRDRHRDRDGSHLDDRSARYKDGRGKKRSPDDRDDSNDNKTRLVKAHYPDMENKSFIGGKVDSDADRGRSQSRQPHVDTTISSNRLRTSPSSSVGADEYRHLNPEDVKYRDNKSEQRPRAISSREVSVLSGVPEKGTKYRSTENYIKMDDIHLGDMSTERSSSSKASPKGFVERSPSSTSIDRKYMNRTGVRRSLDIEETGRRSIASIDARDFSTTEDRLYRDLPSEKPLLDDSPRADSPYYNRTSQSNVSSLIPLPSAFRAGGDSPSFVGSFEEDGRLNSTARYKRGSDSSLARGHGNAWRGVPGWSSPVPNGFIPFQHGPPHGGFQAMIPQFPSQPLFGVRPAVEINHSGIHYHIPEAERFSSHLRPVGWQTMMDGSGPPPHLHAWDGSNGSGPPHIYGGAEWDQKRNSMNGRGWESNMDLWKGQDGDIKRDLSSPSHKGDHPVQAPVDDTLAVKAGQRYRNEENHQEVLAKTTELSFTGTSPPQETSEVLPKPGHGNAADHSKFSSDDLSHFSRFYLSKLDISAEFAHPELYSRCISLLDIEQSTTMDEDTTMDVYVEDGGRADLKYFNNLSSHSLFPAIKDSVLQRAMDLYKKQRVEVVGLLSIRRGTLGIISASNQETVEEQALVCEVVEAEESVPTMDVKMPSAHISTVDLNKVEAVSTDVMQETEESVSSPALGVQNCIGTPRMEAPGQAIGGENPGEPLPVSSSENMVSMPPKEMNLDVADGACLLTRENDTQSTTNFPMDGENINWVGKTTNGSSSSYCAEEGLLSDAINGPKCFPVGSPRACEALMPGSNDSESVILSRIHRSPESTH; the protein is encoded by the exons atgaggaaaagaagagatGGTTCTGGTGATTGGGAAAAGCATCAAGATGACATTCGAGAGATTAATGATAGACGATTATCATCTAGGGATGATATTGGCAAGGATGGACGACAGAAGGATGAAAAGCGCAAGGATGAGAGGTGTAAAGACAAGTATCGGAATGACATGGATAGGGATAACAAGCACCATGATGAGAAGAAAAGTGATGAGCACCTTGCCAAAGATCATACTAGCATCAAATCTGATGATAAGCATGCAAAGGTTGAAAAGGATGCTGTAGAAATACGACATAAGAGAATCAAGGACAGTGACCGTGATCGAGAGCGTGATAAGGATCATGGTAGGGAGCGAGACCGGGATCGTGAGCTAGAGGTTAGCCGAGATCGTGATCGTTGCCATGACCATGAACGTGAACGTGATGGAGACCGTGGGCGTGATCGCAACTATGATCGTGACCGTGACCATGACCTAGATTGGGAATGTGATCGAGATCGTGACCATGGTAGGGATCGTAGTCGTGATCGTGGGCGTGAGCATGACCATGACTATGATCGCGACCGAGAGCGAGACCAGGACCGTGACCGAGATCGGCATCGTGACCGTGATGGGTCCCATCTTGATGACCGGAGTGCTAGATACAAAGATGGCAGGGGTAAGAAAAGATCACCAGATGATCGTGATGATTCTAATGATAATAAGACTAGACTTGTCAAAGCTCACTATCCTGACATGGAAAATAAATCTTTCATTGGTGGTAAAGTTGACTCAGATGCTGATAGGGGGAGATCTCAATCACGCCAACCTCATGTTGACACTACTATTAGTAGCAACAGGCTCAGAACTTCGCCCAGCTCCAGTGTTGGTGCAGACGAGTACAG GCATTTAAACCCAGAAGATGTTAAGTACAGGGATAATAAGTCTGAACAGAGGCCCAGAGCAATTTCTTCGAGAGAGGTAAGTGTTTTATCTGGAGTGCCAGAAAAAGGTACCAAGTACAGATCCACGGAGAATTACATCAAAATGGATGACATCCATTTAGGGGATATGTCTACTGAAAGGTCTTCAAGTTCCAAGGCATCACCTAAGGGCTTTGTTGAAAGATCTCCTTCATCTACAAGTATTGACCGAAAATATATGAATAGAACTGGTGTTAGACGGAGTCTTGATATTGAAGAAACAGGGCGGAGGAGCATTGCTTCTATTGATGCAAGAGATTTCTCCACTACCGAGGACAGGCTGTATCGTGACCTTCCATCAGAAAAGCCTCTTTTGGATGATTCCCCTCGGGCAGATTCACCTTATTACAACAGAACTAGTCAGAGCAATGTGTCTTCTTTGATTCCCCTACCATCTGCTTTTAGAGCTGGAGGTGACAGCCCTTCTTTTGTGGGTTCATTTGAAGAAGATGGTAGACTGAACTCCACTGCTCGTTATAAGAGGGGTAGTGATTCCAGTTTGGCAAGAGGACATGGAAACGCGTGGAGAGGTGTCCCAGGTTGGTCTTCACCTGTACCAAATGGCTTCATTCCTTTCCAACATGGACCTCCTCATGGAGGTTTTCAGGCAATGATCCCACAGTTTCCATCACAACCTTTGTTTGGAGTTAGACCTGCTGTGGAAATTAACCACTCTGGGATTCATTATCATATCCCTGAAGCTGAAAGGTTTTCCAGTCACTTGCGCCCAGTTGGCTGGCAGACTATGATGGATGGTTCAGGCCCTCCTCCTCACTTGCATGCATGGGATGGAAGTAATGGTTCAGGCCCTCCTCACATATATGGGGGTGCTGAATGGGACCAGAAAAGGAATTCGATGAATGGTAGGGGGTGGGAATCTAATATGGACTTGTGGAAAGGACAAGATGGTGATATTAAAAGGGACTTGTCTTCCCCATCCCATAAAGGGGATCATCCAGTGCAGGCCCCTGTAGATGATACTTTGGCTGTGAAGGCAGGTCAGAGGTATCGTAATGAAGAGAACCATCAGGAGGTTTTGGCAAAAACCACTGAATTAAGTTTCACAGGCACTTCTCCACCACAAGAGACTTCTGAGGTTCTGCCTAAACCTGGCCATGGGAATGCAGCTGatcattctaaattttcaaGCGATGATCTCTCTCATTTCAGCCGCTTTTATCTTTCTAAGCTTGATATCTCAGCAGAATTTGCACATCCTGAGTTGTATAGTCGGTGTATAAGCTTACTGGATATTGAACAAAGCACAACTATGGATGAGGACACCACTATGGATGTATATGTGGAG GATGGAGGAAGAGCAGATCTTAAATACTTTAATAACTTATCAAGTCATTCGCTTTTTCCTGCCATAAAAGATTCTGTTCTTCAG AGAGCCATGGACCTCTACAAGAAGCAGAGGGTGGAAGTAGTGGGATTACTGTCAATTAGAAGGGGAACATTAGGCATTATTTCAGCATCAAACCAGGAGACAGTAGAAGAGCAAGCCCTTGTCTGTGAGGTGGTGGAAGCAGAGGAGTCAGTCCCTACTATGGACGTTAAAATGCCAAGTGCGCACATATCAACTGTAGATCTGAATAAAGTGGAAGCTGTTTCAACTGATGTCATGCAGGAAACTGAGGAGTCAGTTTCATCCCCCGCTCTGGGGGTGCAGAATTGCATCGGTACCCCTCGGATGGAAGCACCAGGCCAGGCTATTGGTGGTGAGAACCCAGGAGAACCACTGCCAGTTTCCAGCAGTGAGAACATGGTCAGCATGCCTCCCAAAGAGATGAATTTGGACGTTGCAGATGGGGCTTGTCTTCTGACACGGGAAAATGATACACAGTCGACCACCAATTTCCCCATGGATGGTGAGAACATCAACTGGGTTGGCAAGACCACCAATGGCAGTAGCTCTTCCTATTGTGCAGAGGAAGGGCTTTTGAGTGATGCCATAAATGGGCCTAAATGTTTTCCGGTTGGTTCTCCAAGGGCTTGTGAGGCTTTGATGCCTGGGTCAAATGATTCTGAGTCGGTAATTTTAAGTCGGATACATCGTTCTCCTGAAAGTACACATTGA